One region of Eupeodes corollae chromosome 1, idEupCoro1.1, whole genome shotgun sequence genomic DNA includes:
- the LOC129943147 gene encoding uncharacterized protein K02A2.6-like, whose amino-acid sequence MAPLYNLLKKDVKFQWSKTCQEAYELLKQDVTSDQVLTHFNPKIPIVLSTDASNSAVAGVLSHIFANGVRKPIAFISRALSQTEKGYSTIQKEALAIVYSVSKLKQYLLGVHFTLESDHKPLLAIFGENKGLPVMAAARMQRWAFILSGFDYSIKYIKGELNQADHLSRIPQEEVGKISNDFSYINLVETDNQLKLDFKNIAKETRRDPILSKLVDAINSGTIDALMGEEFGPFRNKKNELSVEYNCILWGYRTIVPFKLREEVLKELHLSHLGIVKTKALTRSYVWWPKIDHNIEKMISSCVSCKLTQSSPEKCPLIPWTPTESAWSRIHVDFAGPINGFYFLIIIDSYSKWVEVFKTHEMTSIFTINKLRDVFCRFGLVDTLVRDNGRQFISLDFQQFLANNGIKHILTAPGHPATNGQAENFVKTLKKSLHAILNDTGGGSKNMDLILNRFLFDYRCAKHCTTGEPPAKLLLGKELKKRFSLMKPPLVREKICDKQLSNIKNFKGSRNVKFEEGENVYVRDNSNPNKDGWQPATVKKRIGSRSYSCVLTILQYYYSS is encoded by the coding sequence ATGGCacctttatataatttgttgaaaaaagatGTGAAATTCCAATGGTCAAAAACATGCCAAGAAGCGTACGAGTTATTGAAGCAAGACGTAACGTCGGATCAGGTTTTGACAcattttaatccaaaaattccaatagTTTTGTCAACTGATGCTTCTAATTCAGCGGTAGCAGGGGTTTTGTcacatatttttgcaaatggtGTTCGAAAACCAATTGCGTTTATTTCTCGTGCACTTTCACAAACAGAAAAAGGCTACAGTACTATTCAAAAGGAAGCATTGGCTATAGTTTACAGCgtctcaaaattaaaacaatatttattaggCGTTCATTTTACATTAGAGTCTGATCACAAACCACTTTTGGCTATTTTTGGTGAGAATAAAGGTTTACCAGTTATGGCGGCAGCAAGGATGCAAAGATGGGCTTTTATTTTGTCTGGTTTCGATTACTCTATCAAATATATTAAAGGTGAACTTAATCAAGCCGATCACTTATCGCGGATTCCGCAAGAAGAAGTAGGCAAAATAAGTAAcgatttttcatatataaatttAGTTGAAACAGATAACCAGTTGAaactagatttcaaaaatattgcaaaagaaACTAGACGCGACCcgattctttcaaaattggtagaTGCGATAAATAGTGGTACAATTGATGCGTTAATGGGCGAAGAATTTGGCCCTTTTCGtaataagaaaaatgaattgtCGGTTGAATACAATTGTATTCTATGGGGCTATCGAACGATTGTTCCATTTAAATTACGTGAAGAGGTATTGAAAGAATTACATCTGTCACACTTAGGCATAGTAAAAACCAAAGCATTGACACGTTCGTATGTTTGGTGGCCTAAAATAGACCATAATATTGAGAAAATGATTTCGAGTTGTGTTTCTTGCAAGCTTACTCAGTCGAGTCCAGAAAAATGTCCTTTAATCCCATGGACACCCACTGAATCAGCTTGGTCTCGAATCCATGTAGATTTTGCTGGGCCTataaatggattttattttctaatcaTCATAGATTCGTATTCTAAATgggttgaagtttttaaaactcaTGAAATGACATCGATATTTACAATCAATAAACTGCGAGACGTCTTTTGCCGTTTTGGTTTAGTTGACACATTAGTAAGAGATAACGGGAGACAATTTATTTCGTTGGACTTCCAACAGTTTTTGGCAAACAATGGCATTAAGCATATTTTGACCGCTCCAGGTCATCCGGCAACCAATGGCCAAGcagaaaactttgtaaaaacacttaaaaagtcGTTGCATGCCATTTTAAACGACACTGGTGGTGGCAGCAAAAATATGGACTTAATATTAAATCGGTTTTTGTTCGATTATAGATGTGCAAAACACTGCACCACTGGTGAACCACCAGCAAAGTTATTGCTTGgtaaagagttaaaaaaacGATTTAGTTTAATGAAACCACCATTGGTGCGAGAAAAGATTTGTGATAAGCAAttatcaaacattaaaaattttaaaggctcaagaaatgttaaatttgaaGAAGGTGAAAATGTTTACGTGCGCGATAATTCAAATCCGAATAAGGACGGTTGGCAACCAGCTACCGTAAAGAAACGTATTGGCTCACGATCGTATAGTTGTGTTCTTACAAtattacaatattattattcttCATAA